The Triticum aestivum cultivar Chinese Spring chromosome 6D, IWGSC CS RefSeq v2.1, whole genome shotgun sequence genomic sequence CATATATATCATCAACAACAATAAAGTGCCTTCTCATGGACAAATAAACATCAGCGTGCCTTTAAAATGGAGAGTGTAGTGCAACTAAATAACTGAGACCCGCTGACATTGTTAACATATGGATTTGAATTGCGCAAGTTATAGACATACTGACATACTACGTCTGTATACATCCACATGCTTGTTTGGCACATTACAGAGAGCAAGGAGGTACACACAGTTCAACATGAGCTATGCGCACCGAAAGAAAATGATCAACATTGATCAATTTATGTTGCTAAGGAAGAGATGGGAAACATGATTATGAATCATCATACATACATAATTGTTTTGGAAGCTAGGGATCCCGATTAGGTGATCATGACAACAAAGCAAAAATCTTCGTGCGGACCTAAGGATCTAGTGTCTTAAAATGAATATTGAGTAAATGGCATAATATATAGAAAATGTTATCGTTTCCTCCTAGGCTACTGATCTGGCTTATTTTTCCTCTTAAACCGTTTTGGTCTAGCCTAACCCTCCAGTTATAAATTTTTCGGTTTTGGACGGCTACATCATGGTGACGCAAGGCCGCACATGATCGATGAATGTGGTCTATGCATCAGGAGTTTCATCAAAGTTGCTCTTGATAGATTATCATGGGAAAAGGGGCATAAAGAAGAGTATATGGATGCAAAATGAAGGAAAGAGAATGGTAAGGTGCATCGCATCTCAACAATACAAGTGTACAACAATCTAGACTATCTGAATATGATCGGGGACACGATCACTGGCTAGGAATACACACTTATTCTTGTATGTACTCTGTACATTATGTATTCACTTCTTCTTATGGAAACCTAATAGGACATTACTACAAACATTTGACATTACATTTCCTAAAAAAAACATGAGCAAAATTTGGATGTAAATTTATGGAATTGCTTGCTAAATAAATCATACTAGTAATCTTCTCTTTATAAAGAAAAACTACAATCTGAGACCATACATTAATTATACTAGTAATGTTCCTATGAAATATGTATCAGTATAAATATTTATACATTCAATAAATGTGGAAGGAAAATATATAGATAGTATATGCCTTTTATCTAGTAGGCACTCTTTGATGTTGATAATTAGTTGATGCACGCTTCCTTCTTGTGTTTCAGCATAACGTTGATTCCCAGCTTTACTAAGAATAGTTCTTAGGATAGTCATCATGTCTGGATTTCGTGACACTGATATGAAAGCCTGACAATTGAATTTTCCTTTTAGCTCTTGACACACTTGGTTTGCAAGAGTTCGTCTTGCCCATTCCTCCAGATCCAACAATGGAGACTATCTTTAATAGTGATTTTGTTGGCACATGTCCATCTTCTTCTTTAAACAGTTTGATTATCTCATTTTTTGGTGCATCCATTCCAACTAGTTTTGATGCATGCTCAAAGATAACAAGAGCTCTAGGGTCAACAGATGTACTGAGGGTCTTGGAGAAGGTCTCATGAATCTTGTACCTTGCATTCCTCTCGCCGACCTCAATAATTTGTTTCTTCAaatcttcaatttctttgccaatTTGGCGCCGGGTCTTCATCTTTCCCAGGAAGAACTTGATCTTCTCCATGAAGCTATCCAGCTTAGTGTCTTCAGCATTGATATATTTCAAAAAGTCGTCTATGAAATCATCTATGTCATAGGACAGCTCCCGTACCTCATTCATCCAAACTTTATCTTGCATATCCGGATCCTCCTCCGCTGACATCTTCATGAGAAAAGCATCCATGGAGGATAGTTCATTATTCAAGGACTTGATCTCCTTGCGCACCCCCTTGACATGCTTGTACTCGTCACCCAACAGGGTGGCCAGCTTCCCGATGACGGCTTTCAGGGCCCCCGTCAGGACACTCGCGAGAGCCGCTTCCATGGTTTCATAGGGTGTGGAAAGCTAGCTACGAGCTCGCTAAGGTATGTTTGTGTGGATGAGTTGCTCTAGTACTAGCGGTCTAAGTGGGACGCACGCTCCCTGGACAATTGCTTCAATCACAAGGAGTACTTGCTTTCTAACTAACCTGAGATTGTTAATTAACCTCAGATGCTAACCCCTAAGGAAACAAAGGCATGATCATTTATTTGTTAATTATCCATGGTTAGTTGGTTCATTGTGCTAGCTCGCTATTAGTTAGGTAGAGATTAGCCAGTTAGCTGCTGCTGGATAAAAAATTCAAAGGCAGTGGCAATTATTGGACACATTAGGTCGAGATTTTCCTGGTTCACACACATGTTCCCACTTGAACGTTGTCGTgtcctttgtactccctccgtttcaaaataaatgaCCCAACTTTGTGCTAActttaactttagtacaaagttagcataaagttgggtcatctattttagaacggagggagtaatacttaACTAACCCAACCTGCGCGCGCTGTCATCAACTATGGATACTTTCAGATCAGATCAGAACCCTTTGCTGTAATATACAGTAATGTAGAGTATATTTGTTCATGCAGAAGATGTTGAATTTTCCCTCTTCTTTTATTTAGTACTAATGGGGAGGGCATGAGAGGAGGAAGTGGGTGGCAAAGCCTGCCTACAGGACGACGGTTGTAGGCTCATGGCAGGATCGTTGCGGCGGCCTTGGATGGCGTGCACGTCAGCGGATGTTAGAGACTGGGGCAGCGACCCCGGGACATCTCGGCGATGGCCATGCCGCAATGGCTGCAATGACCGCGAGGCGACTGGTCGTGGCATCATTGGCGGTAGCAGTGATTGCGTCGGTAGCAATATTCCTGGTGGCGCGCTCTTGTGATTAGAAGTCTCCCACTCAGTGCAGACGTTTGGTTGGTCGACATGCCTGAATATGGCGACAGCGACAATAGATTAGGTGAGTTAGCTTTGGCTTCATGGGTGTTTTCTGCCCTTGTCTGAGCTGCCCTATGTGACTGGCTTAAATTGACTGTATATCTGGTCTGTGCCGTATAGGGGAGCTCCCATCTCCCACTCTTTGCGGCAGATTGGCGGTCGAACGCACACGCGCCCTCCAAAATAATGGGCCGTCCCTAATGGTGCAGCAAAGCGAGCGAGAGAATAGTACTGTAAGAAACCGGACCGAGCACTATGGCGAACAAAACCGAATGCGGTACCATAGCGGACCGGTGCATGGTACTGTAGcgaatatttattttgttttaaaaagggaaacatttaaaaaaatattacacTCTTTGAAATTCTTAACATATTTAGAAAagtgtgaacaaaattttgaaaataggaacattttttgaaaccagAATATTCTTTGAAATTCCCAAACTTTTTCGAACTTGCGAATAAAACGACCGGAAAATGTTTTTGAAACCTTGAACATTCTTTTAAAACGCAATGTTTTGAAAATACTGAACGTTTATTGAAACACACAATATTTTTCCTCGTAAAACAAGATTTTTttccttgaaattctgaacatttttggaattttctgacatttttaaaaatagaataaaataggaaaataaagaaTGTGCCGCAAAGATCATCAAATAGAGAATGCGCTCTAATCGCGCCCGTGTCACCTAAGAAACTATGCGTAAGTGCGCCACGAAATGAGGCCAATCCGGTTAGTACGCGCTCAGGTCTGAAGCTGCTCGCGGTGGGTGATATATATCGCAATGCCAAATGCTATGTATCGCTCACGCACATGAGGTTCGACGTGGGCTGAGGCACAAGTTCTTTTTTCGAAAGGTGGCTGGGGCACAGGTAAGCAGCAGATTTTTTTTCCGCAATTTTTCTTTTTCATTCCATTTAccttttttttgtttattttttaaaGAAAATCACAAATTGCATAAAAGATGCAAAATCTTCAAAAATTGTTTGCTTTTCAAAAGCAGGTCGATAgcttaaaaatgttcatgttttcagaaTTCATCTTTTTCGAAAAGGTtttaaagtaaaaacaaatcattaATCAACGAGTATTTTCACATttttcacaaaaataattttaaaatGATTCACAATTCCATGAAATGTTCAAAAAAAATTCTTCACACATTTCATGCATTTCTATGCGATTTAAGTTTTTTTCATGATTTCCAAATTTTGTTAACAAACATTTTTGTATTTCACTAAACATTTTTCCAAATCCATGGAAAATTTCGAATTCATAAACTTCTtaaattttttttaaatttcacaAATTCATAAATATTTATTAGTTCATGAAAAAACTGAATTCCCAAATACTTCTTGAATTCGTTAAATGTTTCAATTTGCAGAAAAGAATCATGAAATTTTCTTAATTAGAGACCGACATAGTAAAAATCTCGctcctgggtcggcccattagtgGAAGGCTGTGAGCAGCGCCCGTGGTATATATGGCCCGTTGCAATCCAGATCACTCGGGTCGCTCATGTACCGAGATCACTCCCACCTTCTAGAGTTCATAAGTGGCGGCGTGTCACTTATCGCAACCTAGGAGTGTTGTTtttttttcgtagtttcatttatTCAAAATggtttatctcttaaaccatgcatGCAAGTCCAGAACCGTATTCGTTGTTGGATTTCTCGTGTGGtgctctttgaaactagatcccatgtccATTGTTGGATTTCGCGTGTGGTGATTTTCAAGAGGCAAAGCTGCGTCTCTCGCAGAAGCAAATATGTGGCTCCACAAGAAGCAAATTAGTACTACTCGCAAAAAAACCCTATTTTTTCGAGAGGCATAGTTCTGCCTCTCGCCAAAGTAAatatgtgcctccacgagaagcaaatttgTGCTTTTCATGGAAGAAAAACTTTTTTTTCCTGTTCCAAGAGGCACGCGGAAAACAAATTTGTGCCTCtttgcttctcgtggaagcaaaaaaaAAAATTCTTTCACACAAAAAAATGATTTTTTCCTTGAAAACTACGcgaacaccaaaaagccaaaaatcCAGAAAAAACATCTTTAAAATTTGTTTAGGTAACACCTGAATGTGCAGTGCGTTCAGTGAAGAAAGAGGTGGTGACAGACAGACCTGCCTTCAGAATTTTTACTACCACTGTGAAAAGGAATTGAACGGCGATAATTTGGATGATGTAAAAAAAGCTAGGAATCCATATCATTTCACCAAGCGGCATGGGGTGGGTAATAAGGAGTGAAAAAACTACTAAAAAGTAGTCCAACGAGTAACAACGACGTAGCTACCAGCTGGTAGAAATAAAGCGGGAAGCATATATGAGACTTTAAGAAGAATGAAACATCAACACAGATGATCCTTGCAGCGAGGGAACACAATATTAGTAAAACCAAAACAACGCATATAATGGTCCATGACTGGCAAAAGCCCTGCCACGTTGAGCTACAACCTTCAACATCGGAAGACAAGAGTAGGATAGTTGGGATGTCTACTTCCTGCTCTCTCGAGAGCAGCCTTTTCAGCCTCAACAACATCCTTCTTGCCGTGTATTATCCATGTCGCGGTAGTGAGGCGGGGAAGGTTCTCGATTCCAAAATCAAGAGACTCGGTGCCATCAGGGCCGTAATTAATCTCGAGTATCTCCAGCCTAGGCATTGATCCTGCCATAAACACCAGAGCTGCCGGTTCAGGTTGTGTTCTATAATAAAACTTCTTCAAGCATTGAAACCCAACTTCACAACTGACTCTGAGCCAATCTGTATACTTTGATGTTTTTCTTGCTCTTATGACTAGGTCCAGAATGAGCAGAGCGGGTAAGGCTCCAAGGATGCACAGATCTTCTTGTCCGGCCTCCGTCACTTCAAGGCGCAAGTGCTGAAGGTTGACGAGGGATCCCATCCAATTCGGAACCCGAGGGATAGTTGTATAAGTGGTGACAAGTTTTTGGAGGGTAAGCGGCATAGGGCACAAAGGTCCTTGCTGTAAGAAGTTGTCCCCCCATAAAATAGTTAGAGAACGAAGGCTTTGGCTGCCTAGGTTATGAAGACAAGAGGCAATAGCTTCATGGAATTCATCAGAATAATCCACAAAGTCAAGGaccagcttcatcagattctttaGCTGGCCAAGTTCTTGAGCGAAGTTGGATGGCTGCCTGAAGAGGCTGACATGTTTCAGCATCTCCAGCGCCTGCATATTCTCAATCCCATTAGGAAATCGGGCCTCCTCTTTGACGAGTAGTTTGGACAGCTTTTTGAGATTAACAATAGATGATGGCAAGCAATATACTTCTGTGCCTCTTATGTCCAACATCTCTAAGCACCGGAGATGCCCGATTTCTTCTGGGAGCTCACTTATGTTTGTCCATATGAGGTTCAGGTACCTCAATTGAAACAATCTCCCTATATTTCTAAGATGATGGTTTTCCAAATAGAAGCAACCTCCATAGTCCAAAACACGCAAATGCTTGAACTCATCCAAAGAAGGGATTTTCTCTGGTTTCTCAAATAGATCAAGTGATCGAACATGAGACAACATTGGACATGTCGGCCTTATCAAATTTTCCTTCTCACTAGCATGTAGTGAAAGTCGACGAACTTTGTTTAGTGTCCCAAGATTTAAATTTGGAACACCAACCAAAGTAACAAAGTTCTCTTCGATGGATTTGGATATGATGAAATCAAGAATTGTATCATGAACTCGACAACTCTTCACCCTACCATATTTGTCTGTCTCCCCTGGTAGGATCAAATTCCTATTGAGGAGCTCATTAAAACACCATTCGCCATATTCATATGATGTGTATCTGCCTTCTGCATGAATGAATCTTTCAACAATCCACCTCCTTATCAGTACTTTCTTCTTAATAACTGAATCCTCAGGAAATATACTCAGATATAAGAGACAAGTTTTTAGATGAGGTGGCAGATCAAAGTAACTAAGTGATAATATCTTCATCATTCCATCGATGCTAGGATTTCTTTCAAGTGCTCGACCAACTGATTCTTTAACCTGATTCCATAGATCTTCCAATCTTTCAGTGTTAGCCAACAAACTAGATATGGCAATGATTGCCAATGGTAACCCAGCACATTTTTTCAAGATCTGGTTAGAAACTTCTGTAAGATACGAGGGGCAATCTTCTTGGGAGTCGAATAGTCTTCTATGAAATAATTTCCTTGAGTGCACCATATCAAGAGGCCTTATATGATAAACATGTCCATCAAATGACGAACGGCATGATTCAGCGACATCATTTATACGAGTAGTGATGATTATTCTACTGCTAGAACTGCTCTCAGGGAATGCACGCCGGATAACTTTCCAAGCATCTGCATCCCATATATCATCAACAACAACGAAGTACCTGCACATGTAGTGTAGTTTTAATACAAAAGATAAGACAGAAAGGTGACACATGTCAAAATGGCTTTTCAAAATTAACTCGCGCGCGGACATCTGTTTTTGTGCCGTGCAAAATGgagaaaaaatataataaaaaattaAGCATTACCAATGACCATGGAAAGCATGAGCATATCAACTCAGATATATTGACAACCATCCAGAAGTTCAATAAAAAGATAAACTGTGACATGATGATTAAACAATTGCCTATAAAACTAATTATTTGTGGTCGCAATCGACGACGAATCAAGAACTATGTGTCCAAAGATAAAAACACATGGTAAATAATGGTAGTTTATTTATTTGCATCCATATGGTCTCTTTGTTGTGTTTTACTTCTTGTTTCACATACCAATATTGATCATTTGACACCGCAGAGAAAGAACTACAAATACAAGAATTTGTATATAAATTTCTTTACTAGTACAATTTTCATGTGACATGTCTAAATTAATAACTTTATTATGCGCGCTAAGGCAAGTAAACAAGCATAGATAGTAAAGTACCTTTTGTCTTGCAGAAAATCTGTGATGTTGATAATCAGTTGTTGCAAGCTTCCTTCTTCGGTGTCAGCAAAACGTTGATCACTAACTTGACTACGAATAGTTCTCATAATATTCATCATGTCTGGATTTTGTGACACTGATAGGAAGGCCCGACACTCGAATTTCACTTTAAGATCTTGATACACTTGGTTTGCAAGAGTTGTCTTTCCCATACCTCCAGGTCCAACAATGGAGACTATCTTCACTTGTTGTGTTGATGAACATCGGTCATGTTCGGTCAATAGTTTGATTATCTCAGCCTTCGGTTCATCAATTCCAGTGAGTTTTGATGCATGTTCAAAGATAACAAGAGCTCTCGTGTCAACAATTGCATTGATGGGCCCGGAGAAGGCATGTGGAGTCTTGTACCTTTCATTCCTCTCGCCCACCTCAATAATTTGTTTCTTCAAACCTTGGATGTCGCTTCCGATCCGACGACGAGCCTTCATCTTCCCTAGTGAGCTCTTGATCTTCTCTATAAAGCCATCTGGCTTTATATCATTGTCGCCGACGTGTTGTATGAAGTCGTCGATGGAATCCTCCATGTCATAGGAGAGCTCCCGCACTTCATTCATCCACACCTTATCCTGCACCCCAGGATCCTCCTCCCCCGACATATTCAGGAGAAAAGCATCCATGGCAGTGAGTTCATGTGTGAGGGACTTGATCTCCTTACGCACACCCTTGAAACGCTTGTACTCATCGCCCAAAAGAGCAGTCATCTTCTCTAAGACGGGTTTCAAGGCCCCTGTTACTGCACTCACCAGAGCCACCTCCATGGTTTGGTGTTGTAGTGCTCACAAAACTAATTTTGTGTGGATATTGGTTGTGGCAGCGGTAGGTTGAATGAGAGTGCTCCCAACCTCAGCCATATAGTTGCATTGCCAATCAGTTATGTATCATCATTCTATTAAATTACTAATGCAACAGGATTAATACTTCCAAGACAACCATTTTTATATACCACAAGTTGCTTGATTTCCTATTGATATGTTAGAACAAGTTGCGCAATTATTGGCTAGTATACGATAGGGTGCGCTAGCACTACAACGTATACCCTTTTTATGGGCAGCATCTAGGAAGAAGCCAAGTAGTTGCTAGGCTATCTTCAGCTACAGATGCCAAATAAGTTGTTGGGCACTGGCCTACGTACTGGATCGGTGCCAAGTTGTGTTGAAACTTTCCTCTTGTTTTCCACGCATTTGCAAGCAGTTCTTATCAACCAATTGTATAACAGTGACATCCACTACAAAAGAGAACAGAATAAATAAGGCAAGGCAAGGGCAATTATTGCTCATATTAGGTAAAGTTTCTCTGGCCTGATTGGCCTCCTTTTCGAAACTTGACTCGTCCGCATGCCACCATTAACTATATGTATGGATCAGCGGTATGTCCTTGGTTACAAATTTATAttgtttattactccctccgtttcataatataagagcgttttcaaCACTAGTGAAGTGTCGATCAGTAtcgaaaacgctcttatattatgggatggagggagtatatggctaGCTAAGAATAAACTGGGATCCACGGACGGTGCATCAGCTTCCTGGAAAAACTCCACATGCATCTCCAGGACCTGTCCAGACTTGATCTCAGTAAGACCTTCAGACACACAACTATGTAAAATAGCTTCAGTCACACAAATAAATGCATACTCCCAACCCAGGCCTGAAATTGGATAAGGCACTCGTCTTTAATATACACCCTGCCTAGTCGGACGACGCATTATTCACGAGCGAGAGGTGTTGGTGACATGACATTAGATTTGTATTGAACAAAATACTTAATTATGATTGCGATTTTGTGTCACATATTTACATATTAATCGTTGGCTAAAGATTTGGCTTAAACGAACCAAGATACCGATCACATCTTGGGACAAATGTAGAATGTATTGATGAATCATAGAACAGAGAAGTATGTAATGTATCCAAATACTGTTTGAACTTGAGAACCGGACTCTGCTGCTCTGCTAACAGAAACAATGGTACTGAACCACCCCAAAGCATATCCGTTCGAATTCCACTTCCAGTGTAGTTCTCTTAATCAGTTTTTTTTTCGAAACGAGGGAAAGACCTTTGGCCTCTGTAACGACATGCACACATTCATCAATCAATTGTCGCATCATTTAAAAGATCAAGACAAGCATAAATCAAAACAAAAAGCCACATATGGAAGTCGTGCATATAGGTCTTCTCAATTAAGGAGAAGTTTTTAACGTAAATGTGTCCTGGAAAGGAACCAAATAAGGAGTAACATCTGAAAGAATTGCCCAATAAGAAACAGTCACGTAAGGTAGAAATGCCTTACATTATTCGTCTCTAAGATGAGGCAGCATTACAATGTACCATCAAAGGGGAAAGCAGCAATATCAGTAGCAGCAATTCTCCAGTTGTGGGCTGGCCCACGAGGCATTTCTTATAAGTGCTTCTAGTTCCAAACTCCACTACTAGTAGGCATAGTGAGTAGAGGTTGCAGTTAAACTGAAccagatgatgaaacttgtgtacAAATGCTTTGTCTCCTCAAAGACGTGGGGATCTGATAGTGGAATAATTTGTCCCTACCTTGCATTGCGTAGATGATCTTTCTAGCTTGAGCTTGTACAGGGAAAGAAACATGAACACATGAGTGAACGGAACTAAAAGAGACAAAAAGGATCATGCATCTTAGAAAATCTTGGGAATATAGTAGTACCTCAAGGCTGCTAGCTCCCCATTTTCTGAAAGATAAGAGTAGGGCGGTTTGCAGTGGCGGAGTCACAGGGTGGACAGGGTGGACCGTGCTCCACCCTAAGATTTCGGCCTGGCCTATATAGGATGGCATTTACAGATCGAGCCGGGACGAGAcaaaaaataagcccattaacaagTGTGTGCTGAAACCAAACGAACAGGGCACATATTTTCCTCTCAGTCCTCTCTCCTCTGCAACCACGCACAGCCGCCACAGCTGGTC encodes the following:
- the LOC123142259 gene encoding disease resistance protein RGA5, coding for MEVALVSAVTGALKPVLEKMTALLGDEYKRFKGVRKEIKSLTHELTAMDAFLLNMSGEEDPGVQDKVWMNEVRELSYDMEDSIDDFIQHVGDNDIKPDGFIEKIKSSLGKMKARRRIGSDIQGLKKQIIEVGERNERYKTPHAFSGPINAIVDTRALVIFEHASKLTGIDEPKAEIIKLLTEHDRCSSTQQVKIVSIVGPGGMGKTTLANQVYQDLKVKFECRAFLSVSQNPDMMNIMRTIRSQVSDQRFADTEEGSLQQLIINITDFLQDKRYFVVVDDIWDADAWKVIRRAFPESSSSSRIIITTRINDVAESCRSSFDGHVYHIRPLDMVHSRKLFHRRLFDSQEDCPSYLTEVSNQILKKCAGLPLAIIAISSLLANTERLEDLWNQVKESVGRALERNPSIDGMMKILSLSYFDLPPHLKTCLLYLSIFPEDSVIKKKVLIRRWIVERFIHAEGRYTSYEYGEWCFNELLNRNLILPGETDKYGRVKSCRVHDTILDFIISKSIEENFVTLVGVPNLNLGTLNKVRRLSLHASEKENLIRPTCPMLSHVRSLDLFEKPEKIPSLDEFKHLRVLDYGGCFYLENHHLRNIGRLFQLRYLNLIWTNISELPEEIGHLRCLEMLDIRGTEVYCLPSSIVNLKKLSKLLVKEEARFPNGIENMQALEMLKHVSLFRQPSNFAQELGQLKNLMKLVLDFVDYSDEFHEAIASCLHNLGSQSLRSLTILWGDNFLQQGPLCPMPLTLQKLVTTYTTIPRVPNWMGSLVNLQHLRLEVTEAGQEDLCILGALPALLILDLVIRARKTSKYTDWLRVSCEVGFQCLKKFYYRTQPEPAALVFMAGSMPRLEILEINYGPDGTESLDFGIENLPRLTTATWIIHGKKDVVEAEKAALERAGSRHPNYPTLVFRC